From a single Kiritimatiellia bacterium genomic region:
- a CDS encoding metallophosphatase family protein gives MKYAILGDIHANLEALERVLEDARSQGVTHYACVGDIVGYNANPVECLEKIRELKCACVRGNHDHYCSHSDNLNGFHPLAADVVAWTRKQLSPEQQAWLRSLRYVSPVETFTIVHSTLDMPEQWGYVFDRLEAEANFNYQTTTICFYGHTHVPLAFERGETIRFGLYSRIKIGMGKKYLINVGSVGQPRDGDPRAAYVIYDMINNVVELRRVAYDIEKAQRKILEAGLPGRIAARLAVGR, from the coding sequence ATGAAGTACGCAATTTTAGGGGACATTCACGCCAATCTGGAAGCCTTGGAACGCGTGTTGGAGGATGCTCGGTCGCAGGGAGTTACGCACTATGCCTGCGTCGGCGACATCGTGGGTTATAACGCGAACCCTGTTGAGTGCCTGGAGAAAATTCGTGAGCTCAAATGCGCATGCGTTCGTGGGAACCACGATCACTACTGCTCGCATTCCGACAACCTGAACGGTTTCCATCCTCTCGCGGCGGATGTCGTGGCTTGGACGCGAAAACAACTTTCACCCGAGCAGCAAGCTTGGCTGCGAAGCCTTCGGTATGTCAGCCCGGTGGAGACATTTACGATTGTCCACAGCACGCTCGACATGCCCGAGCAATGGGGGTATGTCTTTGACCGATTGGAAGCCGAAGCCAACTTCAATTACCAGACCACCACGATTTGCTTTTACGGGCATACTCATGTGCCGCTGGCCTTTGAGCGCGGCGAGACCATTCGGTTCGGCCTCTATTCACGCATCAAGATCGGCATGGGCAAAAAATATCTCATTAATGTGGGAAGTGTCGGTCAGCCCAGGGATGGCGATCCCCGGGCTGCTTACGTGATTTACGACATGATCAACAACGTCGTAGAGCTTCGCCGCGTGGCATACGACATCGAAAAAGCGCAACGAAAAATCTTGGAAGCCGGCTTGCCCGGGCGGATCGCGGCCCGCCTTGCTGTCGGACGTTGA
- a CDS encoding acylphosphatase, with product MIEYATMNPGKPSSTLKRRLNIRVEGMVQGVGFRHSTVIVAGRHPVTGFVRNEPDGSVVIVAEGTEPDLLRFQNDLREMAVYGFVRKEQWDWEPATGEFHRFEVRY from the coding sequence ATGATTGAATACGCGACTATGAACCCCGGCAAGCCTTCATCGACACTGAAGAGGCGGCTGAATATTCGAGTTGAGGGCATGGTACAGGGCGTGGGTTTCCGGCACAGCACGGTTATTGTAGCCGGAAGGCACCCTGTAACCGGTTTCGTTCGCAATGAGCCCGATGGCAGTGTTGTAATCGTCGCCGAAGGGACCGAACCAGATTTGTTACGTTTCCAGAACGACTTGCGCGAAATGGCCGTCTACGGCTTTGTCAGAAAAGAGCAGTGGGACTGGGAGCCCGCGACCGGCGAGTTTCATCGATTTGAGGTGCGTTACTGA
- the lepB gene encoding signal peptidase I produces MIPWKRVVFGQSPSRTLRRAVWVGILTALCFGIAVRPVQVRGSSMEPTIRNGSAGLATRWWIDAQRNPERGDIVLIRRPGNQGFYLKRVLGLPGETLAFKDGVLFINGQMESEPWVRTRSDWTLPPVRLGPDEFFVAGDNRAVAIYEQTAGVVHRSRLGGRLIF; encoded by the coding sequence ATGATACCGTGGAAACGGGTGGTCTTCGGACAATCCCCCTCCCGAACGCTAAGGCGTGCGGTGTGGGTGGGAATTTTGACTGCCTTATGTTTTGGGATAGCCGTCCGACCGGTGCAGGTCCGGGGATCCAGTATGGAGCCTACCATTCGAAATGGTTCAGCCGGCCTTGCCACCCGCTGGTGGATTGACGCCCAACGAAACCCCGAACGAGGCGACATCGTGTTGATCCGGCGACCCGGCAATCAGGGGTTTTACCTGAAACGGGTTCTCGGACTACCCGGCGAAACTCTTGCTTTCAAGGACGGAGTGCTTTTTATCAACGGACAAATGGAGTCGGAACCTTGGGTTCGGACGCGAAGCGACTGGACCCTTCCGCCGGTGCGCCTTGGCCCTGATGAATTTTTTGTTGCCGGGGATAACCGAGCCGTCGCTATCTACGAACAGACGGCCGGCGTTGTCCATCGAAGCCGGCTGGGTGGGAGATTGATCTTTTGA
- a CDS encoding sigma-70 family RNA polymerase sigma factor codes for MESEEQRWIREYLEGQVDSLGKLVERTKRPLYAYICKMVGDRFDADEIFQEVWIRASRSLAQYRDKSLMGWLCRIAHNLMIDRFRSQQSAVSLDAPYADDGPALSDQLADPAPDPAEAAGAMDLRARILEAVARLPPEQREVFLLRSEASLPFKEIARIQGVSINTALARMQYAIRKLRYDLKDLDV; via the coding sequence ATGGAGTCGGAAGAGCAACGGTGGATTCGGGAATATCTCGAAGGGCAAGTTGACTCGCTCGGCAAGCTGGTCGAGAGGACAAAACGTCCGCTGTATGCGTACATCTGCAAGATGGTGGGCGATCGCTTCGATGCCGACGAAATTTTTCAGGAGGTCTGGATTCGCGCCTCACGGAGTCTCGCGCAATACCGGGACAAAAGCTTGATGGGCTGGCTTTGCCGCATCGCTCACAACCTGATGATTGACCGGTTCCGAAGCCAGCAGAGCGCGGTATCCCTCGATGCGCCCTACGCAGATGATGGACCGGCGCTGTCGGATCAACTCGCGGACCCGGCGCCTGACCCGGCTGAGGCGGCCGGAGCCATGGATTTGCGAGCCCGTATTTTGGAAGCCGTAGCCCGACTGCCACCCGAACAACGCGAGGTGTTCCTGCTTCGTTCCGAGGCATCCCTCCCCTTCAAGGAGATCGCTCGAATTCAAGGGGTTTCAATCAACACCGCGCTCGCGCGAATGCAATATGCGATACGAAAATTGCGTTATGATTTGAAGGACCTGGATGTCTGA